One Helianthus annuus cultivar XRQ/B chromosome 7, HanXRQr2.0-SUNRISE, whole genome shotgun sequence genomic region harbors:
- the LOC110918944 gene encoding uncharacterized protein LOC110918944 — translation MSRSGQPPDLKKVYGQATTEDWTDGYFVEVGMLIGGSWLKWWIQVASAMSNLGLFEAKMSSDAFQLLGMSEIGMLPSVFASRSKFGTPTISILCSATSVIFLSWMSFQEILELLNFLYAIGMLFEFAAFIKLRLKKPDLHRPYKVPLKTFSATLLCVPPAFLLVLVMCLASARTFLLSSDRCQIFTDVVGSPYCVAPDVLLKPYGPETDVWTAGVILYILLSGVPPFWAETQQGIFDAVLKGYIVFESDPWPLIYDSAKDLIRKMLCSRPSDRLTAHEVLCHPWICENGVAPDRALDPAVLSRLKQFSAMNKLKKMALRVIDESLSEEEIVGLREMFREKDKVDKDTMLDRMSQIEAMLTSTIRR, via the exons GGATTGGACTGATGGGTATTTTGTGGAAGTTGGGATGTTGATTGGGGGGTCTTGGTTGAAATGGTGGATTCAGGTTGCTTCTGCTATGTCGAATTTAGGGTTGTTTGAAGCTAAAATGAGTAGTGATGCTTTTCAACTTCTTGGTATGAGTGAAATTGGGATGCTTCCTTCTGTATTTGCTTCAAG GTCAAAGTTTGGGACACCGACAATCAGCATATTATGCTCAGCAACCAGTGTGATCTTTCTATCATGGATGAGTTTCCAAGAAATCTTGGAACTTCTCAACTTCTTATACGCAATTGGAATGCTGTTTGAATTCGCGGCGTTTATAAAACTGAGACTAAAGAAACCCGATCTCCACAGGCCGTATAAAGTTCCTCTCAAAACATTCAGCGCGACATTGCTGTGTGTACCTCCCGCTTTTCTACTCGTTCTCGTTATGTGTTTGGCATCCGCAAGAACGTTTCTACTTTCTAGTGACCGGT GTCAAATCTTCACGGATGTGGTGGGAAGCCCGTATTGTGTTGCTCCGGATGTTCTTTTGAAGCCTTATGGTCCAGAAACGGATGTGTGGACCGCAGGAGTGATACTTTACATATTACTCAGTGGTGTGCCCCCGTTTTGGGCTG AAACACAACAGGGGATATTTGATGCGGTTTTGAAGGGATACATAGTCTTTGAGTCGGACCCGTGGCCTCTTATATATGACAGTGCAAAGGATCTTATTAGGAAGATGTTATGCTCTCGACCTTCAGACCGCCTAACTGCTCATGAAGTTCTAT GCCATCCTTGGATTTGTGAAAATGGTGTTGCTCCTGATAGAGCACTGGATCCAGCCGTTCTTTCTCGTTTGAAGCAGTTCTCTGCAATGAACAAGTTAAAGAAAATGGCTTTGCGG GTTATAGACGAAAGCCTGTCTGAAGAGGAGATTGTTGGTTTGAGAGAGATGTTCAGAGAAAAAGATAAGGTGGATAAAGATACTATGCTCGATAGGATGTCACAAATTGAAGCTATGTTAACAAGTACAATTCGAAGATAG